One Amblyomma americanum isolate KBUSLIRL-KWMA chromosome 8, ASM5285725v1, whole genome shotgun sequence DNA window includes the following coding sequences:
- the LOC144101064 gene encoding uncharacterized protein LOC144101064, whose product MAPASAQTVFGFGTGLDWRPTCFVNPFPPSRVCSVCGPVPSSAAMLACRHLLCQSCYDGVGAKRSHCPLDREPFQEDDVAWTAIGRESVLNRKVRCWNAEHGCDNEGVASAMLEHFTNACQFHAVSCPRCSEEVLHRDIAEHLECDCVSSRPQEQPLDDNFANAFMEVKEALGKILEGNASVRRKLDSFEDRLRPEAGSTFATQSTSTADTAIVALENSIPVLRAQTEATFPEYRAVQAALNKLSEENAVLHTKLDLLEEHLDMENAMATLSTMVSDALSTAVLKTAAVCRAETEAALDKRWGEVTTEIRQTMAGNVRAVKGVIIRECQRNVLGLNASIVEALRDDRRLADAGASSSETAKKLTEIVDDEVKAMELLVVASLNSTNEFLNKSVPYEWTIEDWTEFCAKAPLSAQYFTGNDGRPSYHYEYLIVPRLCLSDSKVWLRVYMIEGLFDRFLKWPMEKKNKLLFINPCDSTRELAIESAISQELTRPLAEYRKKVVFLGRSDKIPVQKLGEHGLIGSHKLRLRLEFIP is encoded by the coding sequence ATGGCACCCGCTAGCGCGCAGACAGTTTTCGGTTTCGGCACCGGTCTGGACTGGCGGCCGACGTGTTTCGTGAACCCGTTCCCGCCGAGCAGAGTGTGCAGTGTCTGTGGTCCCGTTCCCTCCTCGGCGGCCATGTTGGCCTGTCGCCACCTCCTCTGCCAGTCCTGCTACGACGGCGTCGGTGCCAAGCGCAGCCACTGCCCACTGGACAGAGAGCCATTCCAGGAGGATGACGTGGCGTGGACTGCCATCGGCAGGGAGAGTGTCCTCAACCGAAAGGTACGCTGCTGGAACGCTGAGCACGGCTGCGACAACGAGGGTGTGGCGTCCGCCATGTTGGAGCACTTTACCAACGCCTGCCAATTCCACGCCGTGAGCTGTCCCAGGTGCAGCGAGGAGGTCTTGCATCgggacattgcggaacatctggagTGCGACTGTGTGTCGTCCCGCCCACAGGAACAACCGCTGGACGACAACTTTGCCAACGCCTTTATGGAAGTAAAAGAAGCGCTGGGGAAAATATTGGAAGGCAATGCTTCCGTGCGTAggaagctggattcattcgaGGACCGCCTTCGACCTGAGGCCGGTAGCACCTTTGCAACGCAGTCCACCAGTACAGCCGATACAGCGATAGTCGCACTGGAAAATAGTATTCCGGTGCTTAGGGCCCAGACCGAGGCCACTTTTCCTGAATACCGTGCAGTGCAAGCAGCGTTGAACAAACTCTCGGAAGAAAATGCCGTTCTGCATACCAAGCTAGACTTGCTGGAGGAACATCTCGACATGGAAAATGCGATGGCGACGTTGTCCACAATGGTGTCTGATGCCCTCAGTACCGCAGTGCTGAAAACTGCGGCTGTGTGCCGGGCGGAAACCGAGGCAGCATTAGATAAGCGCTGGGGTGAAGTCACTACGGAGATCAGACAAACGATGGCGGGAAACGTGCGGGCCGTGAAGGGGGTGATCATCCGGGAGTGTCAGCGGAACGTCCTGGGTCTGAATGCGAGCATCGTGGAAGCCTTGCGTGACGACCGCAGGCTCGCTGATGCCGGAGCTTCATCTTCGGAGACAGCCAAGAAGCTAACGGAGATAGTAGACGACGAAGTGAAAGCTATGGAACTTTTGGTTGTAGCGTCTCTCAATAGCACTAACGAATTCCTGAACAAATCCGTACCGTACGAATGGACCATAGAAGACTGGACTGAATTTTGCGCGAAAGCACCACTTTCTGCCCAGTATTTTACAGGTAACGATGGCCGACCTAGCTACCACTATGAGTACCTTATTGTACCCAGGTTATGCCTTAGTGACTCGAAGGTTTGGCTTCGTGTATATATGATCGAAGGCTTGTTCGACAGGTTCCTTAAGTGGCCCATGGAGAAAAAGAATAAGCTGCTTTTCATCAACCCTTGCGACAGCACAAGGGAACTGGCTATAGAGAGTGCAATTTCGCAGGAACTAACTAGACCTCTTGCCGAATATCGTAAGAAAGTTGTGTTTTTAGGACGGTCAGATAAGATACCTGTTCAGAAACTGGGCGAGCATGGCTTGATCGGTAGCCACAAACTCCGCCTGAGGCTCGAATTTATACCGTAG